Genomic window (Streptosporangium brasiliense):
GTCCCACTTGAGGTCGGGGTCGATCTGCGGGTCGGCCGGGTCACCGGCCGGCAGGTCGGCCGGGAGCAGGTCCGCGACGGGCAGGCGGGCGCTGAACCCGACCCGGCCGCCGCCGAGGGGTTCGCAGCGCGCGGGGACGCCGACCTCCCGGCCGCTGCGGCGCAGCCGCGCCAGCAGCCTCCCGTCCAGAGCCTCCGGAGCGTCCGGACTGCCCTGACCCTCCGGACCGGCGGAGCTGTCCGGACCGTCTGAACCGTCTGAACCGTCCGGCCGGTCCGGGCCGTCCGGCGCCTCGGAGGCCACCCAGCCCGACACCTCGATCGTCCCCTCGCCGCCCGGCCGGGGCTCCGCCACGGTGTGGACCCGCTGGACCCTGAACAGGACCTCGTCGTCGGGGTTCACCTCCACGTACAGGCTGATGTGGGGGGCGACCGGGACACCGGAGAAGCGGCGGACGTCGCTGCTCGGCGTCGCGGTCAGCGGGCCGGAGCGCTGGACGTCCTGCGCGGTGAGCCCGACCTCCACCTGCCATCTGGCCTTCCGGGCTGACCTGACCAGCACGGCGAGGTCGATGTCGACCTCGAAGCCCGACCAGTCGTAGCAGGTCACGCCCTGGCGGGAGGCGGTCACGTCGGTGCGGAGCAGCCGCCGGACCGGCAGCTCGACCGTGCGCTGGGTCCGGGTGTTGCGCAGCGTCACCGTGATCTCGGAGGAGTCCTCCGCGGGCAGGCCGATGCCCTTGATGTAGGCGCGGCCGGACAGGCGCAGGCGGTGGTCGTCGCTGTGCCATTCGATCTGGTCGACCCGGCAGACCAGGCTGAGGTCGTTGTCGCCCGCGCGGAAGACCTCCCTGGGCAGCACGCCCCGGTGCATCATCGGGTGGTCGGCGTACCAGCCGGACGCGTGGCGCGTCAGACCGTGGAAGACGCCCTCCCGCCGGTCGGCCAGCACTTCGGTGAACTCCTCGGCCCGGCGGCGTCTCAGCAGCTCGAACATCAGGCGCTGCTCCCAGGGGAGCTCGGCCAGGATTTCCGGGTCCATGCGCTCGACGAGCGACCCGGCGTTCTCCACCAGGCGGGCGCGGTAGTCCTCGTCGGCGTCCAGCGCCGCGTTGACGTAGAGGGTCAGGTCGCTGCGGAGGACGGACTCGTCGAACTGGCGCCGCAGAGCGGCGGAACCGTGCGCGGCCAGGAACTCCTGGACGCGCGTGATCGACGCGATCCGGTCCTCCAGGTTGCCGGGCGCGGTACGGCTCTGCGTGATCGACGGGTCTCCCGGCTCCCGCTGCCGCCAGTAGTAGACCACGTCGCCGAGCACGTCGACCGAGCGCGCCAGCACATGGGCCGGGATGGTGACGGGCGCGTCCTCGTAGAGGCCCGTGGGGAAGCGGAAACCGTGCTCCCGGTAGAAGTCGTGCCGGAAGACCTTGTTCCACGCGGTGCGGTCCAGGAGCAGTTCGGGCCGCGCGCTGACGTGCGTCTGCCGTACGGTCTCCCGGAAAGGCCGGGAGTGCAGGCCCGAGCGCCAGGTCCCGGCCGAGTTGAGATACAGGACGTTGCCGCACGCGAAGTCGGAGTCCGACTCGCGCAGCGAGGAGACCAGCAGCTCGTAGGCGTCGGGGGGCAGCACGTCGTCGCTGTCCATGAAGCACAGGTAGCGGCCGGTCGCGTGGAGCGCGCCGGTGTTCCTGGCCGTCCCCAGCCCGGCGTTCTCCTGGTGGATCACCCGGAAGCGGCGGTCCCTCCCGGCGAACGCCTTGGCGATGACGGCACTGCCGTCGGGCGACCCGTCGTCCACGCAGATGACTTCAAGATCGCGGAGCGTCTGCCTGGCGATCGACGCCAGGCACGCTTCGAAATACCGTTCCACGTTGAAGAAAGGGACGACGACGCTCAGAAGCGGGGACAAGAGTCAGCCTCCAACATTCTCGAGATCCGGGATAGCCGAGGTGATCGCACGGAGGGACCCGGAGCCGGTCCGGACGTGCTCCGTCCCCACGAGAATGAGGAGAACGCCCGATAGGCATACTGGCCATGCGG
Coding sequences:
- a CDS encoding bifunctional glycosyltransferase/CDP-glycerol:glycerophosphate glycerophosphotransferase, which gives rise to MSPLLSVVVPFFNVERYFEACLASIARQTLRDLEVICVDDGSPDGSAVIAKAFAGRDRRFRVIHQENAGLGTARNTGALHATGRYLCFMDSDDVLPPDAYELLVSSLRESDSDFACGNVLYLNSAGTWRSGLHSRPFRETVRQTHVSARPELLLDRTAWNKVFRHDFYREHGFRFPTGLYEDAPVTIPAHVLARSVDVLGDVVYYWRQREPGDPSITQSRTAPGNLEDRIASITRVQEFLAAHGSAALRRQFDESVLRSDLTLYVNAALDADEDYRARLVENAGSLVERMDPEILAELPWEQRLMFELLRRRRAEEFTEVLADRREGVFHGLTRHASGWYADHPMMHRGVLPREVFRAGDNDLSLVCRVDQIEWHSDDHRLRLSGRAYIKGIGLPAEDSSEITVTLRNTRTQRTVELPVRRLLRTDVTASRQGVTCYDWSGFEVDIDLAVLVRSARKARWQVEVGLTAQDVQRSGPLTATPSSDVRRFSGVPVAPHISLYVEVNPDDEVLFRVQRVHTVAEPRPGGEGTIEVSGWVASEAPDGPDRPDGSDGSDGPDSSAGPEGQGSPDAPEALDGRLLARLRRSGREVGVPARCEPLGGGRVGFSARLPVADLLPADLPAGDPADPQIDPDLKWDLSVAVGQDRPRRLMAGLVAAEEYVTVGDREVGVVAARLGPLSAVVRPVRPAVTGVGWGADDSLDVTGRSAGPVDPRARLVLRRVGGGGIHHVPLEREGERFACALPLTRAELYGEHVPLGGGRWEVLIESGGELSPVRLARSLLADLPAVHTAGLQTFRVRAHRANGLAVDVQPALGADRGYHAQRRLTERDYPAFMKEPLRDLVVFESWRGHQYSGSPRAVYEELRRRGDGRECVWVSADGGGRPPEGARVVLRDSRAHYEALAHARHVLSDDRAPSWFTKRDGQVYVRTCHGTPLKRVAHDIAGGRFGAGADHLRRLALEVAKWDLLVSPSSFGTSVLPRAFRYGGPVLEAGSPRNDPLHRPGSREEAARVRRALGLPPDRRVVLYAPTWRDDQVLPGGKYHLDIRLDFGRARRALGDGHVFLFRGHPHVSETLRPLGPESGAVDVTRYPDVTDLLLVADVLVTDYSSLVFDYAGTGRPILLFAHDLEHYRGRLRGLYLDPAEDVPGPLLETSDEVIEALAGLDATAPAHASAYGRFRERFCHLDDGGAAARVVDHVFGD